Below is a genomic region from Triticum dicoccoides isolate Atlit2015 ecotype Zavitan chromosome 5A, WEW_v2.0, whole genome shotgun sequence.
ATATAATCTCCAGTGGGGATCAGTCGGAGCACGTAGGAATGCCGACCACTACATAAGCCACGTCTGGCTGAGGCGAGCAGCAAGCGGGGGAGAGTATTTTGAAGTACAAGAACGTTGGGGTGGGACGCTAGTACTTAAACTAGGGTTGCTTCTTAGCGCTAATCTTGCGTTTTTCAGCAGTTAGTTGTAGCGCGCCTTCCCTCCTTCTCTCATTTCGGAAAGATTTGGCAGTATTTTCTTATGATGACCTGGTCGAGAGAGTACGAAACATCGGTGTAAAAGATTGAGTGGGATGGTTATAGTAAGGGGCGAACCAAGTGCTTGCGCGAAGAAGCGAATCAATCAGAATGGAGACAAGGAAAGGAATCGAGGCCCGGCCCGGTAGCGATGCCTCTCACGCGGATGGGAGTTACTTTTCTTTATCACCGTAAGCGTTACGAAATGGACCCGCATTCCCCTTTGCTTTTCTTTTGCAACTAAGCTTAAAAGAAACATAGTAGTCTTTCAAGCCATTAGAAAACTCATTAAGTGCTCTGTTGAGTGAATGCCTGTTGAGAAGCTTAGGTCATACATTTCCAGCTAATTAGAATACAACCATGAAGGTGGGGTTCGAATGCCATACAACTATTTATTCTGGTAAGTAGGATTGGAATGTAGTCCCTTTTTATTGGATCCGCCGCTCCGTTAAGTGAAATTCAAAGTAGGTGTGGGTCTAGGTAGAGGAAGTCATAAATCAAGTATCAAGTATTGTTATAAATATCGTATATAGTAGTTGCCAAACTCACAAGCATCACACACTTCGATCTACTTTATTGAATAACTTAGCTAGATAGAACCGACTCAAGCTTTTAAATGAAAGAAGCAATAATGGCATAATTTCTGTCTCAAGACCTCTTGCAGCTACAGCCAATGCAGCACCTCCTTGATCAACATACAACACAGCCCATTACGCCTTGCTCCAGTCGCAGTATAAAGAGAGACTAGAACCTACCGGGGAGCCCTCGGCAGAGTCCCTATCGTTGTTGCAACAATTACACACAGAGTTCCGGAATTTCACATTTGTGAGAAGAAAGGGTATGTGTGTTTGAAAGGAGTGGTGCAAGAACGTATTCTGAGCCTCAGTCAACACAACTTGTTTCGCCTTTTCCGAACAGCATTCTTATCAGGACCCTCCTTTATATAAACCACTCGTAGATATATACCTGCCTGTGGCCTCAGATGAATACATCGATAGATAAGAAGGGAAATGCATCATCTAGAAAGGCTTACTGAGGTTTAGGGACGTTTGTGTGATGGATCGTACGCTTACTCACGACGACTTGGCTATTCAATAAAGGACGGAGTCAACGTGAGCCTTAGGGTCCAAAAATATTCCATTGGTGTCAGCTATTAGCGATTATTCAAAGTCGTAATGGTATAAATTATTGGTCAATTCCACTGATTCTTCTTTCCCGTTCCTTCACTGGCTATAGCGCCTTACCTCTTCTGTGACTTGTCCTGAGATGAGAAGTATCAAAAGTGCCGGGGTTTGGGTTTATGTCATGCTAGACTCACGTTTCTCGTTCTTACGCTGGGTCCGCGACCTTACAAGGATACACAAGCTGGTGAAGGTTTCGGAGAAGCAGCAAGCTGTTCGGATTCAAGTTAGCTTTGAGCAGGCCTCGGGCGAGGAAATGCTTTGGCTGTGCCAGGAGATAGTCGGCTCAGGGGCTTTTGGGCGGAGCCAAAGTGGTCCACATACGTACCATTTCCATCATCACAAGATCCCCTTTTTCTGTGTGCATAGAGATAAAGCGTGCTCTTATATTTAGATAAGAGAGATATTTTTCTCAGCGCTTCCCCTTATCGGCTTGATCTTCTTCTGCCCCTCGGTAGAGTGAGTCTACTTAGCGAACTGGCAGGACGCGGAGATCGATTGATCAATATGCATATCGAGCATCTATAGTTATTCTCTCTTCCCAAAAGATATCTCAAGTCGCTTCCAACGTTTTGATGAGTAAGGGAGGGTATTTTCAACAAGATAACTATGGACGACCATCTTCCAATTTCCAATCTATATCTTTCATTGGGTAAGTAAGGGGAATAAGCAAGAACGGTGGAAAGcttaagaaaatgctagttcctttGCTGCGAATGGGTGGAATTGGTATCCCCAAAAGGTTGTTCTCTTAAAACCTCTGGCAAGGGGGTGTGGAAGAGTTCAAGTCTATCCCTTTGGTTAAGCTACTGTTGTTATACATCTCTACTATTATGGGCCACCACTTACTTAAAGGAAGTCGAGTACACATCTCCTTCAACCTGAAGGGCGAGGACCTGCAACGACGTAACGTTTGAAAGAAAAGTAACCAGCATAGGAGAGTGATCAGAAAGCATACGACTCGAGGGAGGGTTGGCTAATCAAATTAGAATGAAGATTCCGCTCTATATGATAAACGTTGGTTGACTTTGATATGAAGTGTTGATTGTGTTTTCTATTCGTTCAGACCCCGATAGTGCTTCTCGTTGTGACTGAAGGAAGGTTCATTCTGTGCAAGATATATGCTAGTTTACAAGCATGAGACCCTCCTTTCGGGCCGGTAGACAGAGGCCTCAGTTCCAACGAAATGGGGAGCAAAAAAAGGTCGTGTCATACCATACAGATGAAATGAATGAAAGATATTCCTGCTGTTTCTGTGCCTATTAGTACTTCGCTCTGACCACATCAAGAGGAGTAGTTTGTTTTTCTTTTGTAAAGCGAGCCCAAGGAAATATATAGGAGAACATAGCTTGTTTTGTAGTAAGTAAATTCAAAGGCTCAAATCGTCTATATCAATGCAAGTATAGCTGGATGGAGTGACTCGTGCTTTCGAACCATAAACTAATGCCGCCTCTCGGGAGCGCGTGTTACTATTCCATTCTCTGGAGCACAATCCAACGGAAAAAAAGTATGTTTCCAACCTACACCTTTAGTTGTTCCAGCTCGTGAGGAAGACGACTATGGAATTCAGATTTCCTTTCTCTCGAAGCAAGCCAGTCCTTAATTAATGATAGGGAAGGAAGGAATTGCTCTTAGGCTTGTGAGTCTTTTTATCATATGGATGGGTCGTACAACCCTTACATGGTCTCTTGGCATGAAATTGGGTACTTTTCGTCTATGGCGAGATGGAAGTTATCTGCAAAGAATGCCAACTTAGGACCGTCAAAGTGGAAATCGTATCAACCCACCGAAACCGCTCTTTGGAATGGAATGCATAGTATTGtgcattggaatggaaaagtcgaaTAATCAAGACATGGATCTAGTATCAACATGACCCAACTTCCATTCTCATGACCCAACTTATTCAATCACTTCCATTATCTTTCTATTGCTACAAATCGACAACAAAAAACATCCCTCGGAATTCCTGTTCGATAGGAAAAAATAGCTCTTCAACCAGAAATAGCAAgcaacatgtttttcttctctcttCCGGGCACACACCCTATCGGGTGACGCCACTGACAAACACCCTAAAGGGGAACGCAACACTTCCTATAACAGAAAAAGCAATATCTGAAATCTTTAAGCAACTAAAAAAGACGTATACTAAAAGATATGTGTTGAAAAGGGATGGTCAATAACAAGATGAACCCAATGCCCAATCTTCCCAATAGTATTCCTTAACTCTTGAATTGATACACTTGTTCATGGCATCTATTCTCTATCTTCACTTTTCACCTTCTCATCCTTAACCTCAGTGATCTGTTCCTCCTAGACATCCTTCTGCGTACAAAAACAGAAGAAGAAGCACGGGCATAAATCAATAGAATAGTTTAGTTTCAGAAGTCTTTTTTGATTGGTATATCAATCATGGTTTATAGGGAAATAGTTAGAATAGGAAAGCTCTGTTAGTTACTAATGTTTGGGTTTTTGTTTACGGCAATAGTAGGTTTCTTGCTTGTCATATTTAGAATATAAGCATCAGTTACATTTGACGTCCAGCCTTTTTATAGAAGAGAAAGGAAGGGCAAGGGCGCAGCATAATATATAAGACAAACTTGCTCTTTGAGGGGAAATTTTTCCAACTAGACCGATAAATGAGAAAAAGTACCGGTCGTACCAAGAACCAAAGGCGCCAGCTTTCATTGATATATATACCGTATCTTTTAGCTGAAAAATCTATGGATAAGAACCGGCTCTGGGAGGAGGGGTGGCGCGACAGAGCAATGAAAAGCTGGGATCTTTCCTTATCTTCGGTCGTGACGCCTTTTCCTTTTGTATGAGAAAGCGCTACAAAACATCCTTCTCGCGGGTTATCTTCTACTCAAGCAAGCTCTCTCCTATTCTTCATCCACCAACTAGCAGGAACGTAGGAGCACAAGAGGGTCATCATCTTCTGAAACGATTGGCTTTCGATCTGCTTTCCAAGAGGTGGTTTCTGACATGGCCAGAAAGAGTGGAATTCTTGTTAGGATTGGCATGTCAAGTTGCTTTCTCGGACCCTAACATAAACCACCTTATCCTCACTCAGATTGTTCTTTTGGACTGAGCAGAAGCACGACCTCTATCTGACGTTTTCTCTATCCCTTCTAATCTCTCAATGGCATTTCCATCTCTCGATTCAATCAATCAAGTAAGTCCGGATGACACTTGTCTTTATTTAGTGTTTCCCCGGCTATTCAGCCATTACTTGCATCTCAGGTTCTTTGTACCCTTTTTTAGTGCCATGCACACTGAGGTTTCTGGCATGACCGAATCTTTTGAGAATATCGCTTATTACGTTAAtttcttcatcttgatgtactCAATCCATTCAAATTCCATAATTCCAATGCTATAATCCCTATATTAAGATGAAGTAAGAAAGCATCAGTCCTCTTATTTTCTGTCTTCTATGAAAGAATGTAGCTCGCTCTTTCAACCCGGGGCCCCCTCTGGGGAACTGTTTGAGTTTTAGCATCGACCCCATTTCCTTTTGATCGTATTACGCTTGACTCGCTGCAAAACATTTCGCTTTCTGCGCCACGCTCGTACGTGGTTTACACTCCTAGCCTTTCATCTGACTTTGCCATCGGGCAATTGTTTGTTTTCAACTGGATTGGATTCCGAACCAAGAAAGATAGGCAACTTCCACTTGAAAGAAAGGAGCTTCAGAACTCTTGTATTCCAccgaataagaataagaataagaataagagcaAGAAGGGGCTATCTTTGTGAAGGGACCGGCACCAGAAAGTAGATCATATGGCCTTTCTTTCGCCAAAATCAAGTAAAGCCCCGGCCCAAGAAATGCAGCAAAGCAAGTCGTCTTTGGTTTGGAGCGAAATTCCCGGATGTATAGGCTTGATCGAGTGCCTTACCTGAAATCGACGATATAAAGTGGGCTCTTTAGCTTGCTCCGACAGAGGTCTCCTTCTCCCTTAGCAGCGAGACCAGTCCCTACCTCTTTTCAATCAATCTTTCATACCGTATGCCTTTTCTACGCCTAAAACAAGTTCATGTCTCTCCTCTCTGAAGTCggaccttattgaaaagtagtacgCTTTCTTTCGTGGTGTTCAGGATCCCATGCTTTGTAGTTCACGCATGGCTTTCTCTAACGAAGCTAATGCCGAATTAAAGACCTTAAACGGAAAGACACAGGAGGTGGCGAAAAACGAAAAAAGAGAAAGAGCTTACAAACTTCTCTGAACCCGGTAGCCAGTGGAGCCCTTATTCATGGGTTAGGGACTAGCATTGAACAAAGTTGGTGACAGCCGAAGAAAAAGTGAAAGGGCAAGTAAATAATCTAAACATGCGGGTAAgcagcaaaaaaagaataaaagtaACGCGCCCTACCTGTTAGTAAAGTAAGGCCTTCCAGAGCCTATCTAACACAGACATACACGCGGATGAGGACACAGAAATAAATGGACGTCGATCCGGTACTTAAATTGCATAGCAAAAAATGCAATATGTTCATACTTGATGAAACGCACATCATCCAATTCATGATTTAAGAACAAGAGAACGAGATATTTACTTTTTTTACATCTGTAACTACATTCTCACATTTCTTTTTTGATCTCATGACTTTTTATGCGATCGGAAAACGAATGAGATCAGAAAGGCCATCATTGGGGCAAACAATGCAATAGCTTCGGTGAGAGCAAAGCCCAAAAAGGCATAACCAAATGATTGTTTAGCCAATGATGGATTTCGCGCCACGGAATGAATCAAAGAACTGAGGACGTTTCCAATACCGACAGCAGCTCCGGCTAAAGCAATTGTAGCAGCTCCGGCACCTATTGATTTAGCACCTTCTAACATCTCGAGTCGAGAAAACACTTTTCTTGTCACGTTTTTCCTTCGCTGTTCTTTCTTGGATTTCTTGTTGATGATTCGAAGTACTTGGGCCTGCA
It encodes:
- the LOC119300987 gene encoding ATP synthase subunit 9, mitochondrial-like; its protein translation is MEVQAQVLRIINKKSKKEQRRKNVTRKVFSRLEMLEGAKSIGAGAATIALAGAAVGIGNVLSSLIHSVARNPSLAKQSFGYAFLGFALTEAIALFAPMMAFLISFVFRSHKKS